In one window of Ovis aries strain OAR_USU_Benz2616 breed Rambouillet chromosome 5, ARS-UI_Ramb_v3.0, whole genome shotgun sequence DNA:
- the SPARC gene encoding SPARC precursor, giving the protein MRAWIFFLLCLAGRALAAPQQEALPDETEVVEETVAEVAEVPVGANPVQVEVGEFDEGAEEVEEEVVAENPCQNHHCKHGKVCELDESNTPMCVCQDPTSCPAPIGEFEKVCSNDNKTFDSSCHFFATKCTLEGTKKGHKLHLDYIGPCKYIPPCLDSELTEFPLRMRDWLKNVLVTLYERDEDNNLLTEKQKLRVKKIHENEKRLEAGDHPVELLARDFEKNYNMYIFPVHWQFGQLDQHPIDGYLSHTELAPLRAPLIPMEHCTTRFFETCDLDNDKYIALDEWAGCFGIKEKDIDKDLVI; this is encoded by the exons ATGAGGGCCTGgatcttctttctcctttgcctggcTGGGAGGGCCTTGGCAGCCCCT CAACAGGAAGCCTTGCCTGATGAGACAGAAGTGGTGGAAGAAACCGTGGCTGAGGTGGCCGAG GTACCCGTGGGAGCCAACCCCGTCCAGGTGGAAGTAGGAGAATTCGATGAGGGTGCCGAGGAAGTCGAGGAAGAGGTGGTGGCTGAGA ACCCCTGCCAGAACCACCACTGCAAACACGGCAAGGTGTGCGAACTGGACGAGAGCAACACCCCCATGTGTGTGTGCCAGGACCCCACCAGCTGCCCTGCCCCCATCGGCGAGTTTGAGAAG GTGTGCAGCAACGACAACAAGACCTTCGACTCTTCCTGCCACTTCTTTGCCACCAAGTGCACACTGGAGGGCACCAAGAAGGGCCACAAGCTCCACCTGGACTACATCGGGCCTTGCAAAT ACATCCCCCCCTGCCTGGACTCTGAGCTGACTGAATTCCCCCTGCGCATGCGGGACTGGCTGAAGAACGTCCTGGTCACGCTGTACGAGAGGGACGAGGACAACAACCTCCTGACCGAGAAGCAGAAGCTGCGA GTGAAGAAGATCCACGAGAATGAGAAGCGCCTGGAGGCTGGCGACCATCCCGTGGAACTGCTGGCCCGGGACTTCGAGAAGAACTACAACATGTACATCTTCCCTGTGCACTGGCAGTTCGGGCAGCTGGACCAGCACCCCATTGACGG GTACCTGTCTCACACTGAGCTGGCCCCACTGCGCGCCCCCCTTATCCCCATGGAACACTGCACCACCCGCTTTTTCGAGACCTGTGACCTGGACAACGACAAGTACATCGCCCTGGATGAGTGGGCCGGCTGCTTCGGCATCAAGGAGA AGGACATCGACAAGGACCTCGTGATCTAA
- the SPARC gene encoding SPARC isoform X1 has protein sequence MRAWIFFLLCLAGRALAAPQQEALPDETEVVEETVAEVAEVPVGANPVQVEVGEFDEGAEEVEEEVVAENPCQNHHCKHGKVCELDESNTPMCVCQDPTSCPAPIGEFEKVCSNDNKTFDSSCHFFATKCTLEGTKKGHKLHLDYIGPCKYIPPCLDSELTEFPLRMRDWLKNVLVTLYERDEDNNLLTEKQKLRVKKIHENEKRLEAGDHPVELLARDFEKNYNMYIFPVHWQFGQLDQHPIDGYLSHTELAPLRAPLIPMEHCTTRFFETCDLDNDKYIALDEWAGCFGIKESECLSKGSSVLSLPPCCCLCVCPSCPSLLCAWLIPVCSPCLGGPRSFMSFSIHPAVSFSLFKHQYSLCV, from the exons ATGAGGGCCTGgatcttctttctcctttgcctggcTGGGAGGGCCTTGGCAGCCCCT CAACAGGAAGCCTTGCCTGATGAGACAGAAGTGGTGGAAGAAACCGTGGCTGAGGTGGCCGAG GTACCCGTGGGAGCCAACCCCGTCCAGGTGGAAGTAGGAGAATTCGATGAGGGTGCCGAGGAAGTCGAGGAAGAGGTGGTGGCTGAGA ACCCCTGCCAGAACCACCACTGCAAACACGGCAAGGTGTGCGAACTGGACGAGAGCAACACCCCCATGTGTGTGTGCCAGGACCCCACCAGCTGCCCTGCCCCCATCGGCGAGTTTGAGAAG GTGTGCAGCAACGACAACAAGACCTTCGACTCTTCCTGCCACTTCTTTGCCACCAAGTGCACACTGGAGGGCACCAAGAAGGGCCACAAGCTCCACCTGGACTACATCGGGCCTTGCAAAT ACATCCCCCCCTGCCTGGACTCTGAGCTGACTGAATTCCCCCTGCGCATGCGGGACTGGCTGAAGAACGTCCTGGTCACGCTGTACGAGAGGGACGAGGACAACAACCTCCTGACCGAGAAGCAGAAGCTGCGA GTGAAGAAGATCCACGAGAATGAGAAGCGCCTGGAGGCTGGCGACCATCCCGTGGAACTGCTGGCCCGGGACTTCGAGAAGAACTACAACATGTACATCTTCCCTGTGCACTGGCAGTTCGGGCAGCTGGACCAGCACCCCATTGACGG GTACCTGTCTCACACTGAGCTGGCCCCACTGCGCGCCCCCCTTATCCCCATGGAACACTGCACCACCCGCTTTTTCGAGACCTGTGACCTGGACAACGACAAGTACATCGCCCTGGATGAGTGGGCCGGCTGCTTCGGCATCAAGGAGAGTGAGTGTTTGAGCAAAGGATCCAgtgtcctctccctccctccttgctgctgtctgtgtgtctgtccttcCTGTCCATCTCTGCTCTGTGCCTGGTTAATTCCTGTCTGCTCTCCCTGCCTGGGTGGGCCTCGCTCTTTTATGTCCTTCTCTATCCATCCAGCTGTCTCCTTCTCCCTTTTCAAGCATCAGTACTCCCTCTGTGTCTAG